In a single window of the Amia ocellicauda isolate fAmiCal2 chromosome 20, fAmiCal2.hap1, whole genome shotgun sequence genome:
- the LOC136716017 gene encoding homeobox protein vent1-like has translation MLGNFSVEWLSQSIHTMAHCGHQDGEEDAKLEHIKPHVPRRPSCACRDVLVLPKTQKKASLQKEEIMDVLNPSSPTVSDSCGDSSGYESETQSPGRPSPEEEEGEGSRRRTRTKFTSDQICRLEKTFNRHKYLGATERAKIAEKLQLSETQVKTWFQNRRMKLKREVQDMRAEYLSPGLLPRLALPASAWVQHHSLPGQHLPPARFSPALAALYPPLMPHIPGTPGPFPPAAFQSLLFPANYY, from the exons ATGCTGGGAAACTTTTCAGTGGAGTGGCTATCTCAGAGCATTCACACGATGGCACATTGTGGGCATCAGGATGGAGAAGAAGACGCCAAACTGGAGCATATAAAGCCTCATGTGCCTCGCCGGCCCAGCTGCGCTTGCAGAGACGTGCTGGTTCTGCCCAAAACACAGAAGAAAGCATCCCTCCAGAAGGAAGAAATCATGGACGTGTTGAACCCATCCTCTCCAACCG tcTCAGACAGTTGCGGGGATTCCTCGGGCTATGAAAGTGAGACTCAGTCCCCCGGACGCCCGTCTCCCGAGGAAGAGGAGGGCGAAGGGTCCCGGCGCAGGACGAGGACCAAATTCACGTCGGATCAGATCTGCAGGCTGGAGAAAACCTTCAACAGACACAAATACCTGGGCGCCACCGAAAGGGCGAAAATTGCAGAAAAGCTACAGCTCTCTGAAACTCAG GTGAAAACGTGGTTTCAGAACCGACGGATGAAGCTGAAGCGCGAAGTGCAGGACATGCGGGCGGAGTACCTCAGCCCCGGCCTGCTGCCCCGCCTGGCTCTCCCGGCCTCCGCCTGGGTTCAGCACCACAGCCTCCCCGGACAGCACCTCCCCCCGGCCCGCTTCAGCCCGGCGCTGGCCGCTCTCTACCCGCCTCTGATGCCGCACATCCCCGGGACACCAGGGCCATTCCCCCCGGCGGCATTTCAGTCATTACTGTTTCCAGCAAACTATTACTGA
- the LOC136715851 gene encoding homeobox protein vent1-like, which translates to MVKSFSVEWLAQSHHRVSTIAPPEDHAAPRSKPHMPCLVQPRPPTSYSKVCLQPKARLCKMDLLSERVENPVQEGCDATANVLENHDDSSGYESEANSSEGLFPEEEEEEEEAEGEAGAQRRIRTKFTADQIHKLEKTFNKHKYLGATERMKMAAKLHLSETQVKTWFQNRRMKLKREVQDMRAEYLSPGLLPRLALPASAWVQHHSLPGQHLPPARFSPALAALYPPLMPHIPGTQMLVLPSQLDPLFASQYY; encoded by the exons ATGGTCAAAAGTTTCTCCGTGGAGTGGCTGGCCCAAAGTCATCACCGGGTCTCCACCATTGCGCCTCCAGAAGACCACGCAGCGCCTCGCAGTAAACCTCACATGCCCTGCCTGGTCCAGCCTCGGCCACCAACATCTTATAGTAAAGTGTGTCTGCAGCCCAAAGCAAGGCTCTGCAAAATGGATCTACTTTCTGAGAGGGTGGAGAATCCAGTCCAGGAGGGATGCGATGCAACTGCAAACG TTTTAGAAAACCACGACGATTCTTCGGGATATGAGAGTGAGGCCAACTCCTCGGAGGGTCTTTTccctgaggaagaggaggaggaggaggaggctgaAGGGGAAGCCGGCGCTCAGCGCAGAATCAGGACTAAATTCACGGCGGATCAGATCCACAAACTGGAGAAGACCttcaacaaacacaaatacctGGGCGCCACCGAGAGGATGAAAATGGCAGCAAAGCTACATCTCTCTGAAACTCAG GTGAAAACGTGGTTTCAGAACCGACGGATGAAGCTGAAGCGCGAAGTGCAGGACATGCGGGCGGAGTACCTCAGCCCCGGCCTGCTGCCCCGCCTGGCTCTCCCGGCCTCCGCCTGGGTTCAGCACCACAGCCTCCCCGGACAGCACCTCCCCCCGGCCCGCTTCAGCCCGGCGCTGGCCGCTCTCTACCCGCCTCTGATGCCGCACATCCCCGGGACGCAGATGCTCGTCCTGCCGTCGCAGCTGGACCCTCTGTTTGCCTCCCAATATTATTGA